In Thunnus thynnus chromosome 4, fThuThy2.1, whole genome shotgun sequence, a genomic segment contains:
- the sys1 gene encoding protein SYS1 homolog, with protein MTGNFRSYIWDPVLIVSQIVLMQCIYYSFLGLWLAGVDSLVQTSRSLDQIFSYEALGFATIQGRLSMMAFILNSLTCALGLWFFVRRGKQCLDFTVTVHFFHMIGCWIYNAHLPGALSWWLVNVACMALMAVIGEYLCMRTELRAIPVNSGPKSNL; from the exons ATGACCGGTAACTTCCGTAGCTACATTTGGGACCCAGTCCTCATTGTGAGTCAGATTGTGCTGATGCAGTGCATCTACTACAGCTTCCTGGGCCTGTGGTTGGCAGGAGTGGACAGTCTGGTGCAAACTAGTCGGTCACTGGACCAGATCTTTAGCTATGAA GCTCTTGGTTTTGCAACAATACAGGGCAGGCTCTCAATGATGGCGTTCATATTGAATTCACTTACCTG CGCACTTGGTCTGTGGTTCTTCGTCCGTCGAGGGAAACAGTGCCTGGACTTCACAGTCACTGTGCACTTCTTCCACATGATTGGCTGCTGGATCTATAATGCTCATCTTCCAGGTGCCCTGTCCTGGTGGCTCGTCAATGTGGCCTGCATGGCATTGATGGCTGTAATTGGAGAATACCTGTGCATGCGGACTGAGCTCAGGGCTATTCCAGTCAATAGTGGACCCAAATCTAACCTTTGA
- the LOC137181749 gene encoding neuritin-like, giving the protein MIPCAPLGLKWDDMGFFMSTKIGGILAFALVFLSFTVSGDSDADVKCENIYKDFSDCVLELGESMDNYQENVTSERGVAAVCSHWEAFHTCALTALSDCQEEVSSIWETLRQDSRKMRFQGSLFDLCSPSSSPSIGSPLAALTLPLIGMLITTGPCWSSV; this is encoded by the exons ATGATCCCGTGCGCTCCGCTTGGCTTGAAATGGGATGATATGGGATTTTTCATGTCGACGAAGATCGGAGGGATTCTTGCGTTTGCCTTGG tattCCTGTCCTTCACTGTGTCAGGAGACTCAGATGCAGATGTGAAGTGTGAGAACATTTATAAGGACTTTTCTGATTGTGTCCTGGAGCTGGGAGAAAGCATGGACAACTATCAGGAGAACGTGACCAGCGAGAGGGGAGTTGCAGCTGTGTGCAG CCACTGGGAAGCTTTCCACACATGTGCCCTCACAGCGCTGTCCGACTGTCAGGAGGAAGTCAGCTCCATCTGGGAGACGCTGAGGCAGGACTCCAGGAAGATGCGCTTCCAGGGAAGTCTGTTCGACCTGTGCAGCCCCAGCTCCTCTCCCAGCATAGGTTCACCTCTCGCTGCACTTACCCTGCCACTGATAGGCATGCTGATCACGACTGGGCCCTGTTGGTCCTCAGTATAG